A single region of the Streptococcus macedonicus ACA-DC 198 genome encodes:
- the addA gene encoding ATP-dependent nuclease, subunit A: MIFKPFLTSEDISSLQIQEAQSSKKQKRTPEQIEAIYSYGNNILVSASAGSGKTFVMVERIIDKILRGVTIDQLFISTFTVKAAGELKERIEKKISQALQETTDNDLKNYLNEQMLGLQTADIGTMDAFTQKLVNQYGYTLGISPTFRIMTDKSEQDILKNEVFFDLFSDYMTGSDAELFRQLMRNFSGNRKDSTAFRGIVYKIYDFSQATDNPQKWLAEVFLKGAKTYTDFSAIPDQEVKDFLTCLHDTADQLQDVTDLEDYKQKTAKGTLTANYKKHLNIIEHLREWAQHFETLYGRDGLGRLATDVAKLLPAGPAVTVAGTKYPVFKTLQERLTGLKHLETIFKYQPESLPLLELLQKFMQDFSEQYLQAKIQENAFEFSDIAHFAIQILEENADIRELYQNKYHEVMVDEYQDNNHTQERMLELLSNGHNRFMVGDIKQSIYRFRQADPQIFNQKFKDFQEHPDHGKLILLKENFRSQSEVLDATNSIFTHLMDEAVGEILYDDTHQLVAGSPAQKESYPENKTQVLIYDIDNNSDLPSDAEEGQINPNEVKLVAKEIIRLHNEEHVAFEDITLLVSSRTRNDGILQTFEHYGIPLVTDGGEQNYLKSVEVMVMLDTLRALDNPLNDYALVALMRSPMFSFNEDELARLALQTTEDDHRANLYQKLEHALAGKGSHNELITIALHDKLADFMACFVAWRDFAKWHALYDLIWKIYNDRFYYDYVGNLPRAEQRQANLYALALRAHNFERTGFKGLSRFIRMIDKVLESENDLADVEVALPKNAVNLMTIHKSKGLEFKYVFILNIDKKFSIQDLMSPLILSRQNGAGIKYLADMKEELETDVFPTVKVSMDTLPYQINKRELRLATLSEQMRLFYVAMTRAEKKLYLIGKASSEKLVDKYSGKSENNHLPVAERENFMTFQDWVLAIHEAYSKETLPFAVDFVTDEDLTDDKIGKIEATSVITPDDLSDNRQSENITEALDRLEAVEKLNAKYHAAINLPSLRTPSQVKKLYEPVMDTDGVDMMTKPYQAQPTFELPDFSKKAKIEATAIGSAMHELMQRIPLSKQVTIADITVALAQVSAEDEVKASIRLENVLAFFENSELGQLIQQHTDKIYREAPFAMLKEDPDSKEKFVVRGIVDGYLVLDDRIVLFDYKTDKYKNSEEIKERYQGQMALYAEALSKSYDRKNVDKYLVLLGGEQLEVVKL, encoded by the coding sequence ATGATCTTTAAACCATTTCTAACGTCAGAAGACATTTCTTCTCTACAAATCCAAGAAGCGCAGTCATCCAAAAAACAAAAACGTACGCCAGAACAAATCGAAGCTATTTATAGTTATGGCAATAATATTTTGGTGTCTGCATCGGCTGGTTCTGGGAAAACCTTTGTCATGGTTGAACGCATTATTGATAAAATTTTGCGTGGTGTGACGATTGACCAGCTATTCATTTCAACCTTCACAGTCAAGGCTGCTGGGGAATTAAAAGAGCGTATTGAGAAGAAAATTAGCCAAGCTCTGCAAGAAACGACTGACAATGATTTGAAAAATTATCTCAATGAGCAGATGCTGGGCTTACAGACAGCTGATATTGGAACCATGGATGCTTTTACGCAGAAATTGGTCAATCAATACGGCTACACGCTAGGAATCTCACCAACTTTTCGTATTATGACGGATAAAAGTGAGCAAGATATTTTGAAAAATGAAGTCTTTTTTGACCTTTTTTCTGATTACATGACAGGAAGTGATGCTGAGCTTTTTCGTCAATTAATGCGGAATTTTTCTGGTAATCGTAAGGATAGCACCGCTTTTAGAGGCATTGTTTATAAAATTTATGATTTTAGTCAAGCAACCGATAATCCACAGAAGTGGTTGGCAGAAGTATTTTTAAAAGGTGCTAAAACTTATACCGATTTTTCAGCAATTCCTGACCAAGAAGTCAAGGATTTTCTGACTTGCTTGCATGATACGGCTGACCAGTTGCAAGATGTGACTGATTTAGAAGACTACAAGCAAAAAACAGCCAAAGGAACACTTACCGCCAATTATAAAAAGCATTTGAATATCATCGAGCATTTGCGTGAATGGGCACAGCATTTTGAAACTCTTTATGGTCGTGACGGTCTTGGACGTTTGGCGACAGATGTGGCGAAATTGCTTCCAGCTGGTCCTGCTGTGACAGTTGCAGGAACGAAATATCCCGTCTTTAAAACCTTACAGGAGCGTTTGACTGGTTTGAAACATTTGGAAACCATTTTTAAATACCAGCCAGAGAGCCTTCCGTTGCTAGAGCTATTGCAGAAATTTATGCAAGATTTTTCAGAGCAATATTTGCAAGCGAAAATCCAAGAAAATGCTTTTGAATTTTCGGATATTGCCCATTTTGCCATTCAGATTTTGGAAGAAAACGCTGATATTCGTGAGCTTTATCAGAATAAGTATCACGAAGTTATGGTCGATGAGTACCAAGATAATAACCACACGCAAGAACGCATGTTGGAGTTGTTGTCGAATGGTCATAATCGATTTATGGTGGGGGATATCAAGCAATCCATTTACCGCTTCCGTCAAGCCGACCCACAGATTTTTAACCAAAAATTTAAAGATTTTCAAGAACATCCTGACCATGGAAAATTAATTTTGTTAAAAGAGAATTTCCGTAGTCAGTCAGAAGTTTTAGATGCGACAAACAGTATTTTTACGCATTTAATGGACGAAGCTGTTGGTGAGATTTTGTATGATGACACACATCAATTGGTCGCTGGAAGCCCTGCTCAAAAGGAAAGTTACCCAGAAAATAAAACGCAAGTGCTTATCTACGATATTGATAACAATAGTGACTTGCCAAGTGATGCCGAAGAAGGACAAATTAACCCTAACGAAGTCAAGTTAGTGGCTAAAGAAATCATTCGTTTGCACAATGAGGAACACGTTGCTTTCGAGGATATTACCTTGTTAGTCTCATCACGCACGCGTAACGACGGTATTTTACAAACCTTTGAACACTATGGTATTCCTTTGGTGACTGACGGTGGTGAGCAAAATTACCTTAAATCAGTCGAAGTCATGGTTATGCTTGACACGCTCCGCGCCCTTGATAATCCGCTCAATGACTATGCCTTAGTAGCGCTCATGCGTTCACCGATGTTTTCATTCAATGAAGATGAGCTGGCACGCCTTGCGCTACAAACAACAGAAGATGACCATAGAGCTAATTTGTATCAAAAATTAGAGCATGCTTTAGCTGGCAAAGGAAGTCATAATGAATTGATAACAATCGCTTTACATGATAAATTGGCTGATTTTATGGCTTGTTTTGTTGCTTGGCGTGACTTTGCCAAATGGCATGCGCTTTATGACTTGATTTGGAAAATTTACAACGACAGATTTTACTATGATTACGTGGGCAATTTACCACGTGCTGAGCAACGTCAAGCAAATTTATATGCTTTAGCTCTTCGTGCCCATAATTTTGAACGAACTGGTTTTAAAGGACTCTCACGTTTTATTCGCATGATTGATAAGGTGTTAGAAAGTGAGAATGACCTTGCGGACGTTGAGGTGGCTCTGCCTAAAAATGCGGTGAACTTGATGACTATTCATAAAAGTAAAGGGCTTGAGTTCAAGTATGTTTTCATTTTGAATATTGACAAGAAATTTAGTATTCAGGATTTGATGTCACCCTTGATTTTATCACGTCAAAATGGTGCAGGTATCAAGTATCTAGCTGATATGAAAGAAGAGTTGGAAACGGACGTTTTTCCAACAGTCAAGGTTAGCATGGATACCTTGCCTTACCAGATCAATAAGCGTGAATTGCGCTTAGCTACGCTTTCAGAACAAATGCGATTGTTTTACGTTGCCATGACCCGCGCAGAAAAGAAATTGTATTTGATCGGAAAAGCAAGCTCTGAAAAGTTAGTGGATAAATATAGTGGTAAATCAGAAAACAATCATTTGCCAGTGGCAGAACGTGAGAATTTCATGACTTTTCAAGATTGGGTATTAGCCATTCATGAAGCTTATAGCAAGGAGACCTTGCCTTTTGCAGTTGATTTTGTCACGGACGAAGATTTGACAGATGATAAGATTGGTAAAATTGAAGCCACTTCTGTGATAACGCCAGATGATTTGTCAGATAACCGCCAGTCTGAAAATATCACGGAAGCCTTGGATAGATTGGAAGCTGTCGAAAAGTTAAATGCGAAGTACCATGCAGCCATCAATTTGCCAAGTTTGAGAACGCCAAGTCAGGTCAAAAAACTCTATGAGCCAGTCATGGATACTGATGGTGTTGACATGATGACAAAACCCTATCAAGCACAACCAACATTTGAATTGCCAGATTTTTCGAAGAAAGCCAAAATCGAAGCGACAGCCATTGGTTCGGCAATGCATGAACTTATGCAACGTATTCCTCTATCAAAACAGGTGACGATAGCCGATATTACCGTGGCTTTAGCCCAAGTTTCGGCAGAAGATGAGGTGAAAGCAAGTATTCGTTTGGAAAATGTTCTAGCCTTTTTTGAAAATTCAGAGCTTGGTCAGTTGATTCAGCAACATACAGACAAGATTTATCGCGAAGCACCTTTTGCCATGTTAAAAGAGGACCCTGACAGTAAGGAAAAATTCGTTGTCCGTGGGATTGTCGATGGTTACCTTGTCTTAGATGACCGCATCGTACTCTTTGATTACAAGACTGATAAATACAAAAATAGCGAGGAAATCAAGGAACGCTATCAAGGACAAATGGCTTTATATGCAGAAGCTCTCAGCAAGTCTTATGATAGAAAAAACGTTGATAAATACCTCGTTTTGCTTGGTGGCGAACAGCTAGAAGTTGTTAAACTATAA
- a CDS encoding 5-methyltetrahydropteroyltriglutamate--homocysteine methyltransferase has translation MANSKFQLVGSLLRPADLREYKTAIEHRDDIVYPFYDAFDGYQETETADIKKIIAEEKANGIDIITDGEYSKSMWHLDFVWGLKGIERYIADHGYTFQDHDGGQFETRKDIGIRITEPLSGKNHHFLDIFKLVKQEASDIATKLTIWGPAHAYTELAIFDGLAGENQVYKTNEELKAGLINAYKEFLTEYKEAGGEIIQFDDCLWELFDESNPASFFAEGNGGLADLADEFIAINNEVADYGHELGLKVWTHNCRGNYESRSAAGGTYEAIATKFLKDQHYDRFFLEWDSEVSGDLKALESLKDKDAEVVLGLLSSKTTDLDDEERALKLLEEASNIIPKERLFLSHQCGFASCDSGNELAIPQQWAKIKQGQDIAAKFWK, from the coding sequence ATGGCTAATTCAAAATTTCAACTCGTTGGTTCGCTTTTGCGACCAGCAGACTTACGTGAATATAAAACAGCGATTGAACATCGTGATGATATTGTTTACCCTTTCTATGATGCTTTTGACGGCTATCAAGAAACCGAAACAGCTGACATCAAAAAAATAATTGCTGAAGAAAAGGCAAACGGTATTGATATTATCACTGACGGTGAATATTCAAAATCAATGTGGCACCTTGATTTTGTCTGGGGACTAAAAGGTATCGAACGCTATATTGCTGACCATGGTTACACTTTTCAAGACCATGACGGTGGTCAATTCGAAACACGCAAAGACATTGGCATTCGTATCACTGAACCACTTTCTGGTAAAAATCATCATTTTCTTGATATTTTTAAACTCGTTAAACAAGAAGCTAGCGATATAGCTACCAAATTAACCATTTGGGGACCTGCGCATGCTTACACTGAATTGGCGATTTTTGACGGATTGGCTGGGGAAAATCAAGTTTACAAGACAAATGAAGAACTAAAAGCTGGTCTTATTAACGCTTACAAGGAATTTTTAACAGAATACAAAGAAGCTGGTGGAGAAATCATCCAATTTGACGATTGTCTCTGGGAACTTTTTGACGAATCTAATCCTGCTAGTTTTTTTGCAGAAGGAAATGGTGGTTTAGCAGACTTGGCAGATGAATTCATCGCTATTAACAACGAAGTTGCTGACTATGGACATGAACTTGGGCTAAAAGTTTGGACACATAACTGCCGTGGAAATTACGAAAGTCGTTCTGCTGCTGGTGGCACTTATGAAGCTATCGCCACAAAATTCTTAAAAGACCAACACTACGACCGCTTCTTCCTTGAATGGGACAGCGAAGTCTCTGGTGACCTTAAAGCTCTTGAAAGTTTGAAAGATAAAGATGCTGAAGTAGTTCTTGGGCTACTTTCAAGTAAAACAACTGACCTTGATGATGAAGAACGCGCTCTAAAACTTTTAGAAGAAGCAAGCAACATCATCCCTAAAGAACGTCTTTTTCTTTCTCACCAATGCGGCTTTGCCTCATGTGATTCTGGAAATGAACTAGCTATTCCACAACAATGGGCTAAAATCAAACAAGGACAAGATATCGCTGCTAAATTCTGGAAATAA
- the miaA gene encoding tRNA delta(2)-isopentenylpyrophosphate transferase has protein sequence MSEKIKLIAVVGPTAVGKTALGIELAQQFNGEIISGDSQQVYRHLDIGTAKATPEEQAAAPHHLIDVRDVDANYSVYDFVVEASQAITEIASRGKVPIIVGGTGLYLQSLLEGYHLGGEVDQEKVLAYRKTLEQLSDEVLFGKIAELRKEIPEINRRRAIRVLELAKFGQNLENKETNYEALLIGLNDDRQVLYDHINHRVDLMLEKGILDEAKWLYDNHRNAQAARAIGYKELFPYFTGDASLEDCVEKLKQNTRRFAKRQLTWFRNRMAVNFYTVSEADFKETVIQDVNEFLK, from the coding sequence ATGTCAGAAAAAATAAAATTAATTGCAGTAGTTGGTCCAACGGCAGTTGGAAAAACAGCTTTGGGAATTGAGTTGGCACAACAATTTAATGGTGAAATCATCAGCGGCGATAGCCAACAAGTTTATCGTCATTTGGACATTGGAACGGCTAAGGCAACTCCTGAAGAACAGGCGGCAGCTCCGCATCATTTAATCGATGTGCGTGATGTTGATGCCAATTATTCTGTTTACGATTTTGTGGTGGAAGCCAGTCAAGCGATTACGGAGATTGCCAGTCGTGGCAAAGTACCTATTATCGTTGGTGGCACAGGCTTGTATTTGCAGAGCTTGCTTGAAGGGTATCACCTAGGCGGCGAGGTTGACCAAGAAAAAGTCTTGGCTTATCGCAAAACCTTGGAACAATTGTCAGATGAGGTTTTATTTGGAAAAATAGCAGAGCTGAGAAAAGAGATTCCAGAGATAAACCGTCGCCGTGCCATTCGTGTCTTGGAACTAGCCAAGTTTGGGCAAAATCTTGAAAACAAAGAAACGAATTACGAGGCGCTTCTCATTGGGTTAAATGATGACCGTCAGGTGCTTTATGACCATATCAATCACCGTGTTGACCTGATGCTTGAAAAGGGTATTTTGGATGAAGCTAAATGGCTTTATGATAATCACCGTAATGCTCAAGCAGCGCGAGCGATTGGTTATAAAGAGCTTTTTCCATATTTTACAGGCGACGCTTCTTTGGAAGACTGTGTCGAAAAACTCAAGCAGAACACGCGCCGTTTCGCCAAGCGACAATTGACGTGGTTCAGAAATCGCATGGCTGTCAATTTTTATACTGTTTCAGAAGCTGATTTTAAAGAAACTGTTATTCAAGACGTTAACGAATTTTTAAAGTAG
- a CDS encoding Histidinol-phosphatase, whose amino-acid sequence MRDNHLHTHFSYDSDARFEDYLEHYDGDIVTTEHYDLSNPYTKQDNIPDYDVYSKEIAELNAKYGNRIKRGIEIGYYEPREADITAFLANKDYDLKLLSVHHNGINDYLDDEVIDMDKNAIIQEYLDKLEHAIGRVEADVLAHFDYGFRLFEVSVAELQSYEEQLRRIFQKMIDFDLAFELNSKSMYLYHHENLYRYALGLVRELGGHKYSIGSDGHKLEHFRLAFDKIQALLDECDIKEWEIL is encoded by the coding sequence ATGCGTGACAATCACTTACACACACATTTTTCTTATGATTCGGATGCTCGATTCGAAGATTACTTAGAGCATTATGACGGCGACATTGTGACAACAGAGCACTACGATTTATCAAATCCTTATACGAAACAAGATAACATTCCTGATTATGACGTTTATTCTAAGGAAATAGCTGAGCTGAATGCCAAATATGGTAATCGCATCAAGCGTGGCATTGAAATTGGTTATTATGAGCCACGCGAGGCAGATATTACAGCTTTCTTGGCAAATAAAGATTATGATTTGAAACTATTGTCAGTTCACCACAATGGTATTAATGATTATCTAGATGATGAAGTGATTGACATGGATAAAAATGCTATTATTCAAGAATATCTCGACAAATTGGAACATGCTATTGGTCGTGTAGAGGCAGACGTTTTAGCTCATTTTGATTATGGTTTTCGACTTTTTGAGGTTTCTGTGGCAGAATTACAATCCTATGAAGAACAGCTCCGCCGCATTTTCCAAAAAATGATTGATTTTGATTTGGCATTTGAGTTAAATAGTAAATCAATGTACCTCTATCATCACGAGAACCTTTATCGCTATGCTTTAGGCTTGGTAAGAGAATTAGGGGGACATAAGTATTCCATTGGCTCAGACGGGCACAAATTGGAGCATTTTCGCTTAGCTTTTGACAAAATCCAAGCATTGCTAGACGAATGTGATATCAAAGAATGGGAGATTTTGTAA